The following proteins are co-located in the [Pasteurella] mairii genome:
- the aspS gene encoding aspartyl-tRNA synthase has translation MMRTHYCGALNRSHIGQDVTLSGWVHKRRDLGGLIFIDMRDRDGIVQVCFDPKYQEALTAAAALRNEFCIQIQGEVIARPENQVNKNMATGEVEVLAKSLSVYNASEPLPLDFNQNNTEEQRLKYRYLDLRRPEMAQRLKTRAKITSFVRRFMDDHGFLDIETPMLTKATPEGARDYLVPSRVHKGKFYALPQSPQLFKQLLMMSGFDRYYQIVKCFRDEDLRADRQPEFTQIDVETSFLTAPEVRAIMEEMVYGLWLNTIGVDLGKFPIMTWQEAMQRFGSDKPDLRNPLEMVDVADIVKDVDFKVFSGPANAANGRVTVIRVPNDAAITRKQIDEYTQFVGIYGAKGLAWLKVNERAKGLEGVQSPIAKFLTEEKLTALLDRVQAQDNDILFFGADKWQVTTDAMGALRLKLGRDLGLTKLDQWAPLWVIDFPMFERDDEGNLAAMHHPFTSPRDFTPEQLEADPTAAVANAYDMVINGYEVGGGSVRIFDPEMQQTVFRILGINEQEQREKFGFLLDALKFGTPPHAGLAFGLDRLTMLLTGTENIRDVIAFPKTTAAACLMTDAPSVANAQALTELAIKTTLSE, from the coding sequence ATGATGCGAACTCATTACTGCGGTGCCTTAAACCGCAGCCATATCGGGCAAGACGTGACCTTAAGCGGCTGGGTGCATAAACGTCGTGATTTAGGTGGATTGATTTTTATTGATATGCGTGATCGCGACGGGATTGTACAGGTTTGTTTTGATCCAAAATATCAAGAGGCGCTCACCGCAGCGGCTGCATTGCGTAATGAATTTTGTATTCAAATTCAAGGCGAAGTGATTGCACGTCCGGAAAATCAAGTGAATAAAAACATGGCAACCGGTGAGGTAGAAGTGTTGGCAAAATCTTTGTCGGTTTACAATGCTTCAGAACCGCTACCGTTGGATTTTAATCAAAATAATACGGAAGAACAGCGTTTAAAATACCGTTATTTGGATTTACGTCGTCCGGAAATGGCGCAACGTTTGAAAACCCGTGCGAAAATTACCAGCTTTGTGCGTCGTTTTATGGATGATCATGGCTTTTTGGATATTGAAACGCCAATGTTGACCAAAGCCACGCCGGAGGGCGCGCGTGATTATTTGGTTCCAAGCCGCGTGCATAAAGGCAAATTCTATGCCTTGCCACAATCGCCGCAACTATTTAAGCAATTGTTGATGATGTCCGGATTTGATCGTTATTATCAAATCGTAAAATGTTTCCGTGATGAAGATTTGCGCGCGGATCGTCAACCGGAATTTACCCAAATCGATGTGGAAACGTCGTTTTTAACCGCGCCGGAAGTCCGCGCTATTATGGAAGAAATGGTGTATGGGTTGTGGTTGAATACCATTGGCGTGGATCTTGGTAAGTTCCCAATAATGACTTGGCAGGAAGCGATGCAACGTTTCGGTTCAGACAAACCGGATTTGCGCAATCCGTTGGAAATGGTGGATGTGGCAGATATTGTTAAAGATGTGGATTTCAAAGTCTTTAGCGGTCCGGCGAATGCTGCGAACGGGCGTGTGACTGTGATTCGCGTACCAAATGACGCCGCGATTACGCGTAAACAAATTGATGAATATACTCAATTCGTCGGTATTTATGGCGCAAAAGGTTTGGCGTGGTTAAAAGTTAACGAACGTGCTAAAGGTTTGGAGGGCGTGCAAAGTCCAATCGCTAAATTCTTAACCGAAGAAAAATTGACCGCACTTTTGGATCGCGTGCAAGCGCAAGATAACGATATTTTGTTCTTCGGTGCTGATAAATGGCAAGTGACAACGGATGCGATGGGCGCGTTGCGTTTGAAATTAGGGCGCGATTTGGGATTGACCAAATTGGATCAATGGGCGCCGCTTTGGGTGATTGATTTCCCAATGTTTGAGCGAGATGACGAGGGCAATTTAGCGGCGATGCACCATCCATTTACTTCGCCAAGAGATTTTACGCCAGAGCAATTAGAAGCGGATCCGACCGCGGCGGTTGCCAATGCGTATGATATGGTGATTAATGGTTATGAAGTTGGCGGCGGTTCGGTGCGGATTTTTGATCCGGAAATGCAACAAACCGTGTTCCGCATTTTGGGCATTAACGAACAAGAACAGCGTGAAAAATTCGGCTTCTTGCTTGATGCCTTAAAATTTGGTACGCCACCACACGCCGGTTTAGCCTTTGGTTTGGACCGTTTAACCATGTTGTTAACCGGGACGGAAAATATTCGTGATGTAATTGCGTTCCCGAAAACGACTGCTGCGGCGTGTTTGATGACGGATGCGCCAAGTGTTGCTAATGCGCAAGCGTTAACCGAGTTGGCGATTAAAACTACGCTAAGCGAATAA
- the scrB gene encoding protein ScrB, producing MIIFNSGKYKSLYATEPNELQQIAETVAQDQDFRPTYHLAPPTGLLNDPNGLLFDGEKFHVFYQWFPFDALHGMKHWKHFTTTDFHHFQAADDLIPCELFESHGCYSGGALLVGEQIAVFYTGNTRRAADNQRVPYQNLAIFSKDGRLISKRPLIHQAPKGYTEHVRDPKPFKTSDGKIRFVCGAQRDDLSGTALVFEMNDLKDTPRLLGELQVAAFDNRHVFMWECPDLFHSSQMKQDIFIWSPQGKPREAHQYQNNYHATYALGKLNALNFEAEYIDELDQGFDFYAPQTFSGVETIMLAWCGLPDLTYPTDVYKWHSMLTLPRRLNIENRRIYQKPIEKIYQKMPTLSTVPLENTTEIADLDRAYVKFDAQTHPFELHFFSNDKAQQLRLTYDGNLLCLDREQSEQTDLMQQFGAQRYCEINALNEVEIFFDRSIVEIFLNHGEKVMTSRFFIAQRQNQISTNRPLTMQIGYPAPIEYK from the coding sequence ATGATAATTTTTAATAGCGGTAAATATAAAAGCCTTTATGCCACCGAACCAAATGAATTACAACAAATTGCCGAAACCGTCGCACAAGATCAGGATTTTCGTCCAACCTACCACCTAGCACCGCCGACTGGATTACTTAACGATCCGAATGGGCTTTTATTTGATGGCGAAAAATTTCATGTTTTTTATCAATGGTTTCCCTTTGATGCACTACATGGCATGAAACATTGGAAACACTTTACCACCACAGATTTTCATCATTTTCAAGCTGCGGACGATCTCATTCCTTGCGAATTATTTGAAAGCCACGGTTGCTATTCCGGTGGCGCGTTGTTGGTGGGCGAACAAATCGCGGTATTTTATACCGGCAATACCCGTCGCGCCGCGGATAATCAACGGGTGCCTTATCAAAATTTAGCGATTTTTAGCAAGGATGGGCGCTTAATCAGCAAACGCCCGCTCATTCACCAAGCGCCGAAAGGCTACACCGAACACGTGCGCGATCCGAAACCCTTTAAAACGAGCGATGGAAAAATTCGCTTCGTTTGTGGCGCACAACGGGATGATTTAAGCGGTACCGCTCTGGTGTTTGAAATGAATGATTTAAAAGATACCCCGCGATTGCTTGGAGAACTTCAAGTTGCAGCCTTTGATAATCGCCATGTGTTTATGTGGGAATGCCCAGATTTATTCCATTCTTCACAAATGAAACAAGATATTTTTATTTGGTCTCCGCAAGGCAAGCCACGCGAAGCGCACCAATATCAAAATAACTACCACGCTACTTACGCTCTCGGCAAATTGAACGCGCTAAACTTTGAAGCCGAATATATTGACGAATTGGATCAAGGTTTTGATTTTTATGCCCCGCAAACCTTTTCCGGCGTAGAAACAATTATGCTGGCATGGTGTGGCTTGCCGGATTTAACCTATCCGACAGATGTCTATAAATGGCATTCCATGCTCACCCTACCGCGTCGATTAAATATAGAAAATCGAAGAATTTATCAAAAACCAATTGAAAAAATCTATCAAAAAATGCCCACACTTTCGACGGTGCCCCTCGAAAATACCACAGAAATTGCCGATTTAGATCGCGCTTATGTCAAATTTGATGCGCAAACCCACCCCTTTGAATTGCATTTTTTCAGCAATGATAAAGCGCAACAACTCCGCCTAACTTATGACGGAAATCTACTTTGTTTGGATCGCGAACAAAGCGAACAAACCGATCTGATGCAACAATTTGGCGCACAGCGTTATTGCGAAATCAACGCATTAAACGAGGTTGAAATTTTCTTTGATCGCTCTATTGTGGAAATCTTCCTCAACCATGGCGAAAAAGTGATGACCTCGCGCTTTTTTATCGCACAACGTCAAAATCAAATCAGCACTAATCGCCCATTAACCATGCAAATTGGCTATCCCGCACCAATTGAATATAAGTAA
- the scrK_3 gene encoding fructokinase — MPNRIWVLGDAVVDLIPDGEQHYLRCAGGAPANVAVGVARLGGDSAFIGRVGQDPLGEFMQQTLQQENVNTDFMFLDPQHRTSTVVVGLTHGERSFTFMVNPSADQFLTVSDLPKFHAGEWLHCCSIALINEPTRTATLSAMQAIRDAGGNVSFDPNLRENLWQSQDEMKSVVLQAVALADVLKFSEEELTLLTNCDSLEKAFDKITALYPQKLIIVTLGKDGALYHLQGKKAVIAGKALQPIDTTGAGDAFVGGLLAGLSQHADWQQTTVLEQIICQANACGALATTAKGAMSTLPNQA, encoded by the coding sequence ATGCCAAATAGAATCTGGGTGCTAGGTGATGCAGTGGTGGATTTAATTCCCGACGGTGAGCAACATTATTTACGCTGCGCCGGTGGTGCGCCGGCAAACGTGGCGGTAGGCGTGGCGCGGTTGGGTGGTGACAGTGCATTTATCGGACGTGTTGGACAAGATCCGCTCGGCGAATTTATGCAACAAACGCTGCAACAAGAAAACGTGAACACCGATTTTATGTTCCTTGATCCGCAACATCGCACCTCAACGGTTGTCGTTGGACTTACCCATGGCGAACGCAGCTTTACCTTTATGGTCAACCCAAGTGCGGATCAATTTTTAACCGTTTCTGATCTTCCAAAATTTCATGCCGGCGAATGGTTACATTGTTGCTCTATCGCCCTCATCAACGAGCCAACTCGAACAGCCACATTAAGCGCCATGCAAGCCATCCGCGATGCCGGCGGCAATGTCTCTTTTGATCCGAATTTGCGCGAAAATCTGTGGCAAAGTCAGGATGAAATGAAATCCGTGGTATTACAAGCCGTGGCGCTCGCTGATGTGTTGAAATTTTCCGAAGAAGAATTAACCCTGTTGACCAATTGCGACAGCTTAGAAAAAGCATTCGATAAAATCACCGCACTTTATCCGCAAAAATTAATTATCGTCACCCTCGGCAAAGATGGCGCCTTGTATCATCTACAAGGCAAAAAAGCCGTGATTGCCGGCAAGGCACTACAACCAATTGATACCACCGGTGCGGGAGATGCTTTTGTCGGCGGCTTATTAGCCGGCTTATCGCAGCATGCCGACTGGCAACAAACGACGGTATTAGAGCAGATTATTTGTCAAGCCAACGCTTGCGGCGCACTAGCGACGACTGCCAAAGGTGCCATGTCCACCCTGCCGAATCAAGCGTAA
- the tyrS gene encoding tyrosyl-tRNA synthase — MTDMNTVLAELKRGVDEVLSEADLIEKLKENRPLKVKLGADPTAPDIHLGHTVVLNKLRQFQQFGHEVIFLIGDFTGMVGDPSGKNTTRPPLSREDVLRNAETYKQQIFKILDPQKTRIVFNSEWLGQLGTEGMIRLASNYTVARMLERDDFKKRFTNNQPIAIHEFIYPLLQGHDSVALEADVELGGTDQKFNLLVGRELQKSAGQKPQVAITLPLLVGLDGEKKMSKSLGNYIGVTEAPNEMFGKIMSISDELMWDWYDLLSFRPLTEIAQLKQEVQAGRNPRDVKVLLAKEIIARFHSDAEAEAAEQEFINRFQKGALPDEMPEFTFEGATGLANLLKEAGLVESTSEAMRMVKQGGVKIDGEKVEDSKLTITSGTAVYQVGKRKFARITVK, encoded by the coding sequence ATGACTGATATGAATACCGTTCTCGCGGAACTAAAGCGCGGTGTAGATGAAGTGCTTTCTGAAGCCGATTTGATTGAAAAATTAAAAGAAAATCGTCCATTAAAAGTAAAACTGGGCGCGGATCCAACTGCACCCGATATTCACCTTGGGCATACCGTCGTGTTAAACAAATTGCGTCAATTCCAACAATTTGGGCATGAAGTCATTTTCTTAATCGGGGATTTCACGGGTATGGTTGGCGATCCGTCCGGCAAAAATACAACGCGCCCACCACTTTCTCGCGAAGATGTTTTGCGCAATGCGGAAACCTATAAACAACAAATTTTTAAAATTCTTGATCCGCAAAAAACCCGTATCGTGTTTAACTCCGAATGGCTGGGGCAATTAGGTACCGAAGGTATGATCCGCCTTGCGTCGAATTATACCGTAGCGCGTATGTTGGAACGCGACGATTTCAAAAAACGTTTTACCAATAACCAACCTATTGCGATTCATGAATTTATTTATCCATTATTGCAAGGTCACGATTCCGTCGCGTTGGAAGCAGACGTTGAATTAGGCGGAACTGACCAAAAATTTAACTTGTTAGTAGGTCGTGAATTACAAAAATCCGCTGGTCAAAAACCGCAAGTGGCGATCACGTTGCCATTATTAGTCGGTTTGGACGGTGAGAAAAAAATGTCTAAATCTCTCGGCAACTATATTGGCGTGACCGAAGCGCCAAACGAAATGTTTGGTAAAATCATGTCAATTTCCGATGAATTAATGTGGGATTGGTATGATTTATTATCTTTCCGCCCATTAACCGAAATTGCGCAACTGAAACAAGAAGTCCAAGCCGGTCGCAACCCGCGTGACGTTAAAGTATTGTTAGCCAAAGAAATTATTGCGCGTTTCCATTCTGATGCAGAGGCCGAAGCAGCAGAACAAGAATTTATCAATCGCTTCCAAAAAGGTGCGTTGCCGGATGAAATGCCGGAATTTACATTTGAAGGCGCAACCGGCTTAGCCAACTTGTTAAAAGAAGCCGGATTAGTGGAATCCACATCCGAAGCCATGCGCATGGTAAAACAAGGCGGGGTCAAAATCGACGGTGAAAAAGTTGAAGACAGCAAATTGACCATCACCTCCGGCACAGCGGTTTATCAGGTCGGTAAGCGTAAATTTGCGCGTATCACGGTAAAATAA
- the sfsA gene encoding sugar fermentation stimulation protein, with product MQFPTLQSAILLRRYKRFLADVQLANGEIMTIHCANTGAMTGCGAPGDQIWYSTSDSTTRKYPHSWELTALPNGQLVCINTHRSNQLVFEALQHKQIKELAMYLNILPEVKYGEENSRIDFLLKGEDLPDCYVEVKSITLVKHNLGMFPDAVTTRGQKHLRELIIMKKLGKRAIIFFAGLHDGFDQFKVAEYIDPDYAKLLHQAIQEGVEVYAYSAQFQFSDQIPTALLLKDSVPCLDKNN from the coding sequence ATGCAATTTCCAACCTTACAATCTGCTATTTTACTGCGTCGCTATAAACGTTTTCTTGCTGATGTGCAATTAGCAAATGGCGAAATCATGACTATTCATTGCGCGAATACCGGGGCGATGACTGGTTGTGGCGCGCCCGGCGATCAAATTTGGTATTCCACCTCCGACAGCACCACGCGTAAATATCCGCATTCTTGGGAATTAACCGCATTGCCAAACGGGCAATTGGTTTGTATCAATACCCATCGTTCCAACCAACTGGTATTTGAAGCCTTACAGCATAAACAAATCAAGGAACTAGCCATGTATTTGAACATTTTACCGGAAGTCAAATATGGCGAAGAAAACAGTCGAATTGACTTTTTATTAAAAGGTGAAGACCTGCCGGATTGCTATGTGGAAGTAAAATCCATTACCTTGGTTAAGCATAATTTAGGGATGTTTCCTGATGCAGTGACCACACGCGGACAAAAACATTTACGCGAATTAATAATAATGAAAAAACTCGGCAAAAGAGCGATCATTTTTTTTGCCGGATTGCATGATGGTTTCGATCAATTTAAAGTAGCGGAATATATTGATCCTGATTATGCCAAATTATTGCACCAAGCCATTCAAGAAGGCGTGGAAGTGTACGCATATTCGGCGCAATTTCAATTTTCTGATCAAATTCCGACCGCACTTTTACTCAAAGACAGTGTTCCTTGCTTAGATAAAAATAATTGA
- the folD gene encoding bifunctional protein FolD, producing the protein MVAQVISGTELSKKIKQEVAQKIQQYVAQGYRPAGLAVILVGADPASQVYVQSKRKSCEEIGFYSQSYDLPESTSQQELLELIDKLNQDNAIDGILVQLPLPAHIDSTLVIEAIAPEKDVDGFHPYNVGRLCQRIPTLRACTPYGVMKLLETTGVDLYGQHAVIVGASNIVGRPMALELLLAGCTVTVTHRFTKDLQHHVRQADILVVAVGKPALIPGEWVKEGAIVIDVGINRVDGKLKGDVEYDVASQKAAFITPVPGGVGPMTVAMLMHNTLTSYQNRLK; encoded by the coding sequence ATGGTAGCTCAAGTAATTTCCGGTACGGAACTTTCCAAAAAAATTAAACAAGAGGTGGCGCAGAAAATTCAGCAGTATGTGGCGCAAGGTTATCGCCCTGCCGGATTAGCGGTGATTTTAGTCGGTGCCGATCCGGCGTCGCAGGTTTATGTGCAAAGTAAACGCAAAAGTTGTGAAGAAATTGGCTTTTATTCCCAATCTTATGATTTACCAGAATCCACTTCGCAACAAGAATTGTTGGAATTGATTGATAAACTTAATCAAGACAATGCCATTGACGGGATTTTGGTGCAATTGCCATTACCGGCACATATTGACTCCACGTTGGTGATTGAAGCCATTGCTCCGGAAAAAGATGTGGACGGTTTTCATCCTTATAACGTCGGTCGTTTGTGTCAACGTATTCCAACATTACGCGCTTGTACGCCTTACGGGGTGATGAAATTATTGGAAACCACCGGCGTAGATTTATATGGGCAGCACGCGGTGATTGTTGGCGCGTCAAATATTGTAGGACGCCCAATGGCGCTGGAATTATTGTTAGCCGGTTGTACCGTAACAGTGACCCATCGTTTTACCAAGGATTTGCAACATCATGTGCGCCAAGCGGATATTTTAGTGGTAGCGGTTGGAAAACCGGCATTAATTCCCGGCGAATGGGTTAAAGAAGGTGCGATTGTGATTGATGTGGGGATTAACCGCGTGGATGGCAAACTTAAAGGTGATGTAGAATATGATGTCGCAAGTCAAAAAGCCGCATTTATTACGCCGGTTCCCGGTGGTGTTGGTCCGATGACGGTAGCAATGTTGATGCATAATACCTTAACCTCCTATCAAAATCGGCTCAAATAA
- the hypB gene encoding Hydrogenase isoenzymes nickel incorporation protein hypB encodes MCTTCGCGHPDQVKIGELPHTHDNQTTQRAVKLTSFSQLTFHALDAMQASQQETEKRLLKIEQDVLGQNNKLAEINRTLFEKHHILTFNLVSSPGSGKTTLLTTTLNALKAKKHCYVIEGDQQTENDAERIRSTGVPAIQVNTGKGCHLDAQMVGNALAKLQPVENSLLFIENVGNLVCPAEFDLGEKAKVVILSVTEGEDKPLKYPHMFAAAKLMILNKVDLLPYLQFDVEKCIAYAKQVNPQIEVIQLSATTGQGLQDWLDWLEK; translated from the coding sequence ATGTGTACGACCTGTGGATGTGGACATCCTGACCAAGTAAAAATTGGCGAATTACCCCATACTCATGACAATCAAACTACACAACGTGCGGTCAAATTAACATCATTTTCTCAACTGACTTTCCATGCGCTAGATGCCATGCAAGCATCACAACAAGAAACCGAAAAACGTTTGCTGAAAATCGAACAAGATGTGTTGGGACAAAATAATAAATTAGCAGAAATTAACCGCACTTTGTTTGAAAAACACCATATTTTGACATTCAATTTAGTCTCCAGCCCCGGTTCCGGAAAAACGACCTTATTAACCACAACGCTTAACGCGCTGAAAGCCAAAAAACATTGTTATGTCATCGAGGGCGATCAACAAACGGAAAATGATGCGGAGCGAATTCGTTCTACGGGCGTGCCGGCAATTCAAGTGAATACGGGGAAAGGCTGCCATTTGGATGCGCAAATGGTGGGAAATGCATTAGCTAAATTGCAACCGGTGGAAAATAGCCTGTTGTTTATCGAAAACGTGGGTAATTTGGTTTGTCCGGCAGAATTTGATTTGGGTGAAAAAGCCAAAGTAGTGATTTTGTCCGTGACGGAGGGGGAAGATAAACCGTTGAAATATCCGCATATGTTTGCCGCGGCAAAATTGATGATCTTAAATAAAGTGGATCTTTTGCCTTATTTGCAATTTGATGTGGAAAAATGTATTGCCTACGCCAAACAAGTGAACCCGCAAATTGAAGTCATTCAATTGTCCGCCACAACCGGACAAGGGTTGCAAGATTGGTTAGACTGGTTAGAAAAATAG
- the hypD gene encoding Hydrogenase isoenzymes formation protein hypD: MQFVDEFRDPNLAKYLLAHLRKLMEKLPHYSAQNPLYLMEVCGGHTHTIFKFGLDQLLPKSIEFIHGPGCPVCVLPMGRIDVCIDIAERDHVIFCTFGDAMRVRGRKGSLLEAKAKGADVRIVYSPLDALNIARNNPNKQVVFFSLGFETTMPSAAITLQQAKKLQVTNFFVVCQNITIIPTLYQLLSQDQVKIDGFIAPGHVSMIIGTTPYQQLCDSYHKPFVVTGFEPLDILQAIVMLVTQFVEKRCVVENQYKRIVQTDGNRLAQLAIAEVFQLKARSEWRGLGEIEESGVELTADYQQFDAERHFNSQPQQVADDPNSCCGDVLVGKCKPKDCPLFATACNPDNAYGALMVSSEGACAAYYQYRRE, from the coding sequence ATGCAGTTTGTGGATGAATTTCGTGATCCGAATTTAGCGAAATATTTATTGGCGCATTTGCGTAAATTGATGGAAAAACTACCGCACTATTCGGCGCAAAATCCGTTGTATTTAATGGAAGTGTGTGGCGGTCATACGCATACCATTTTTAAATTCGGCTTGGATCAATTATTACCTAAAAGCATTGAGTTTATTCATGGACCAGGTTGCCCGGTTTGTGTGTTGCCTATGGGGAGGATTGATGTATGTATTGACATTGCCGAGCGCGACCATGTGATTTTTTGTACTTTCGGTGATGCAATGCGGGTGCGTGGGCGCAAGGGATCTTTGCTGGAGGCGAAAGCCAAAGGGGCGGATGTGCGAATTGTGTATTCGCCGCTGGATGCGTTAAATATTGCGCGTAATAATCCGAATAAGCAGGTGGTGTTTTTTTCTTTAGGGTTTGAAACGACTATGCCGAGCGCGGCGATTACCTTGCAACAAGCAAAAAAATTACAAGTTACCAATTTTTTTGTCGTTTGCCAAAATATCACCATTATTCCAACGCTCTATCAATTGCTTTCTCAAGACCAAGTTAAAATTGACGGATTTATTGCGCCGGGTCATGTCAGCATGATTATCGGAACCACGCCTTATCAGCAACTTTGCGACAGTTATCATAAACCCTTTGTGGTGACAGGTTTTGAGCCTTTGGATATTTTGCAAGCCATTGTGATGCTGGTGACGCAATTTGTGGAAAAGCGTTGCGTGGTAGAAAATCAATATAAACGTATTGTGCAAACTGATGGAAATCGCTTAGCACAATTGGCGATAGCGGAAGTTTTTCAACTTAAAGCACGCAGCGAATGGCGCGGGCTTGGCGAAATTGAGGAGTCTGGTGTGGAGTTGACCGCGGATTATCAGCAATTTGATGCCGAACGTCATTTCAACAGCCAGCCGCAACAGGTCGCAGACGATCCGAATTCATGTTGCGGTGATGTATTGGTGGGCAAATGCAAACCGAAAGATTGTCCGTTATTTGCGACAGCTTGTAATCCGGACAATGCCTATGGCGCTTTGATGGTGTCCTCCGAGGGCGCTTGTGCCGCTTATTATCAATATCGACGGGAATAA